In the Arthrobacter sp. Soc17.1.1.1 genome, CGACGTCGAGCGCTCCACCGACCTCGTGCACAGCGAAGGAGCACACCATGGATGAACCCAGCGTCGAGGAGCCGACAGGGGACCGGCCGCCGGGCGATTCCCTCGAGGCACTGCCGGGAGGACTCCGCGGCGCCGTCGAGGCGATCCTCATGGTCACCGACCGGCCCGTGACCGACACCCAGCTGGCGGCGGCCCTCGACCGGCCCGCGGAAGAGGTGCACGCCGTCCTCGTGGGACTGCAGCGCGAGTACGACGGCTATACTGACTCAGGCGTCCGGAGCGCTGAACCCGCGTCCCCGCGTGGTTTCGAACTGCGGGACATCGCCGGTGGATGGCGCATCTACTCGCGGAAGCACTTCGCCTCCGTCGTCGCCGAGTTCGTGCTGGACGGCCAGTCCGCGCGACTGTCGCAGGCGGCACTCGAGACGCTGACGGTCATCGCGTACCGCCAGCCCGTGTCCCGTGCCCGGGTCTCCGCCATCCGGGGCGTCACCGTCGACTCCGTGGTCCGTACCCTGCTCCAGCGCGGCCTCGTTGTCGAGATGGAGACCGATCCGGAGACCGGAGCGGTGCTGTATGGGACCAGCTCCCTGTTTCTGGAAAGATTGGGATTGGGCAGCGTCGACGAACTGCCCCGGATCGCTCCCCACCTGCCAGGCCTCGAAAGCCTCGGGGAGTATGACGAAACGACGTACTGAGCACGACCTACACGAAGGACTTCTCTCCATGACACAGCCGCCAGGATCCGGTTCCGGACGCAATACGCCGCGCCGCGGCGGATCGACCGGCCGCCCATCCGACGCTGCCCGCGGCCGGGGGACCTCATCCCGCGGCGGATCCGGGCAGGGCGGCGCAGGACGATCCGGCGAGGGCCGCTCCTTCGGCGAGCGGGGCGAGCGGACCGGCGGCTCGGGACGATCCGGCGAGGGCCGCACCTTCGCCGACCGTGGTGAGCGGGGCGAGCGCGGTGACCGCACCGGCGGCCGTCCCGGAGCTCCCCGCGGTGCCTCCGACCGGGGCCGCGAGGGCGGCCGGTCCTCGGAGGGTCGTCCGGCCGCGGCCGGAGACCGTCGGGAATCAGCCGACGGACGCGCCCGCGCGGCCGCAGGCCGGCCCTCGGCCGGGACACCGTCCGGCAGGTTCGCCGCCAAGGCGGGCGGCCGGGCCGGCGGGAAGCCCGGTGCGGCACCCGGACGCTCCGGCGGACAGGGCGGGCGGTCGAAGCCCGCGGGCGCCAAGGCCTTCGGGCGCGAGCGCTTCGGCCAGGACCTCGGCCCCGTGCGCGCAGCCAAGCCGAAGCGCTCCAGCCGTCCGGCCGACGAGATCGACGTCCACAACCCCGAGGGCGTGCGCCTGCAGAAGATCATGGCCCTCGCCGGGGTCGCCTCGCGCCGCGTGTGCGAGGAGATGATCCTCGACGGGCGCGTGGAGGTCGACGGCACCGTCGTGACCGAACTCGGCGTCCGCGTGGACCCCGCGCAGGCGGCCATCCACGTGGACGGCATCCGGCTGCAGCTCAACGAGCACCTCAAGTACTACGTCTTCAACAAGCCCCGCGGTGTCGTCTCCACCATGGAGGACCCGGAGGGCCGCCGCTGCATCAGCGACTTCCTGAAGAACAAGGACAAGAGCGAGCGACTCTTCCACGTGGGACGGCTCGACGCCGAGACGGAGGGCCTGCTCCTGCTCACCAACGACGGCGAGCTCACCAACCGGCTGACGCACCCGTCCTACGAGGTACCCAAGACCTACCTCGTGCAGGTCCGCGGGCCCATGGCGCAGGGCGTCGGCGCGCAGATGAAGGAGGGCATCGAGCTCGAGGACGGACTCGCGCAGGTCGATTCCTTCAAGCTCGTCGACTCCACCCCCGGCCACATCCTCGTCGAGGTGGTCCTGCACTCCGGGCGCAACCGGATCGTCCGCCGCCTGTTCGACGCCGTCGGCCACCCCGTCGAGCGCCTCGTACGCACCCAGGTGGGCCCGATCCGCATCGGGGACCAGCGCCAGGGCAGCATCCGCGTGCTCGGGCGCCAGGAGATCGGGCACCTGCTCGCATCGGTGGGCCTCTAGCCGATGACGCAGCGCACGGAACAGGGCACGCACCTCACGGGCCCCGTCCTCGTCCTGGGGGCGGGCCTGCTGGGGGCCAGCATCGGGCTGGGCCTGCGGGCACGCGGGCTCGACGTCCTCCTGTCCGACAGCTCGCCCTCCACCGAGGCGGTCGCCCGTGACATCGGTGCCGGGCGGCTCCTCACCGACGCTCAGGCCGCGGGGGAGCGGGTGACCCCTGAACTCGTGGTCGTCGCGACCCCTCCCGACGTCACGGCCCGCGTGGTCGCCGAGGCCCTGCTGGAGTACCCCGACGCCGTCGTCGTGGACATCTGCAGCGTCAAGGAGGCCATCCTCCGCGAGCTCCTCGCCACGCCCGGCGTGGACGCGCACGTGTCCCGCTACGTGGGCACCCACCCCATGGCGGGCCGTGAGAAGTCCGGTCCGGTCGCTGCACGCGCCGAGCTGTTCACCGGTGCACCCTGGGTGCTCTGCGCGCACGACGGCAGCGCCCCCGAGGCGGTCCTCCGCGCCGAGTCGCTCGCCGTCGATCTCGGCGCCGTGCCCGCCCGGATGTCCGTCGAGGACCACGACGAGGCCGTCGCCCTGATCTCGCACCTGCCGCAGGTCGTGTCGTCGCTCGTCGCGAGCCGGCTGCAGGACTCCCCGGCCCACGCGCTCTCGCTCGCCGGGAACGGCCTCCGTGACGTCACGCGCATCGCGGCCAGCGACCCCCGCCTCTGGGTGCAGATCCTGTCCGCCAACGCGGGCCGGCTCGTCGAGATCCTCTACGGCGTGCGCGATGACCTCAACCGGCTGATCGGCACCCTCGAGGACCCGACCGCCGGGGGCGCTCGGCTCGACATGGCACAGCTGATGTCCGAGGGGAACTCCGGCCAGGCCCGCGTGCCCGGCAAGCACGGCACCCCGCCGAACTCCTTCGCCCGGCTCACGGTGCTCGTCGACGACGTGCCGGGGCAGATCGCGAAGCTCCTGACCGAGATCGGCCACACGGGCATCAACGTCGAGGACTTCAGGCTCGAACACTCACCGGGCCGCGAGGTGGGCCTCGCGGAACTCTCGGTGCTGCCCGGCAGGCGGCAGGAATTGACGGAGTCCCTCACCCGGCGGGGCTGGAAGGTAGTGCAGTGACGCAGGCTTCAGCAGAGACCACGCAGATCCACACGGCGGGGGAGCCGGCGTCGTCGAGCCCCCTCTCGGGGTTCCGCCTCGGCAAGTCCCTCGTGGTCGCCATCGACGGACCCTCCGGTTCCGGCAAGTCGAGTGTGAGCCGGGAGGTCGCGCGCCGCCTCCGGGCCGCCTATCTCGACACCGGCGCGATGTACCGGGCGGTGACGCTGCACTGCATCGCCACGGGCATCGACCTGCACGACGGCGCTGCCGTGGAGGCCGCCGCACGCGACATCGAGCTCTTCATCAGTACCAGCCCAGACCGCGAGACGGTCACGGTCGCGGGCGACGACGTCACCGCCGCGATCCGCGAACCCGAGGTCTCCTCCACGGTGAGCGCGGTCGCCACGACCCTGGGTGCCCGCGCGGAACTCATCCGGCGCCAGCGTGCCCTCATCGCCGGTGCCGGCCACCGCATCGTCGCCGAAGGACGCGACATCACCACCGTCGTCGCCCCCGACGCCGAGGTGCGCATCCTCCTCACCGCCAGCGAGGAGGCGCGGCTGCGCCGCCGCGGCGACCAGCTCGGCGGCACCCAGTCCGACGCCCAGCTCCGACGCCAGGTCACCGAGCGGGACGCCAGGGACTCCGCGGTCGTGAACTTCCAGCAGGCGGCGGACGGCGTCGTCACGCTCGACTCCTCCGACCTGGACTTCGAGCAGACCGTGACGGCGGTCCTCGGCATCGTGCGCACCGTGGCGCACTAGCCGGACCGGGACACCCGGCGCACCCAGCAGTTCCAGCAGTTCCAGCACGCGCAGCATTCCGGGCCCCGCGCCCACCAGGCCCGCCGTCGGGAGACGGCCCCAACCAAAGGACAGAACAATGAGCGAGAACCTTTCGCCGGACGCACCCGAGAACGGCTCGGGGGAGGACTTCGAGCCCACGGGCGAGGACCAGGTCAGCGAGCTGCTGGAAGGCCTCGACGACGCCGAGGCCGAGCAGCGTGCCGCCTCCCTCCGCGCGGGCCTGGAGGACTACGAGCTCGACGAGGAGGACGCCGCGCTCCTCGCCCGGCAGGACGAGGACTTCGACGAGGAGGCCGAGGGCCGCCTCAACCCCGTGCTCGCGATCGTCGGCCGCCCGAACGTCGGCAAGTCCACCCTCGTGAACAGGATCCTCGGACGCCGCGAGGCCGTCGTCGAGGACACGCCCGGCGTCACGCGCGACCGCGTGTCCTACCCGGCGCAGTGGTCCGGCCGGAACTTCACCCTCGTGGACACCGGCGGCTGGGAGCAGGACGCCAAGGGCATCGCCGCGCGGGTCGCCGACCAGGCGGAGATCGCCGTCGACATGGCCGACGCCGTGCTGTTCGTCGTCGACGCGACGGTCGGTGCCACCGCCACCGACGAGGCCGTGGTGCGGATGCTGCGCCGCAAGAAGCGGCCCGTCATCCTCGTCGCCAACAAGGTGGACGACATCCAGAACGAGGCGGACGCCGCCGCGCTGTGGGGGCTCGGTTTCGGCCAGCCCTGGCCCGTCTCGGCCCTGCACGGCCGCGGCACCGCGGACATGCTCGACCAGGTCAACGAGATCCTCCCCGAGTTCTCCGAGCACGGCGGGATCGAACGGTCCGGCGGACCGCGCCGCGTCGCGCTGATCGGACGCCCCAACGTGGGCAAGTCCTCCCTGCTCAACAAGCTCGCAGGGTCCGAGCGCGTCGTCGTCGACCCGCTGGCCGGCACCACGCGCGACCCGGTGGACGAGATGATCGAGCTCGGCGGCCGCACCTGGCGCTTCGTCGACACGGCGGGCATCCGCCGCCGCGTGCACATGCAGCAGGGCGCCGACTTCTATGCCTCGCTGCGCACCCAGTCGGCGCTCGAGAAGGCGGAGGTCGCCGTCGTGCTCCTCGCCGTCGACGAGGTGCTGAGCGAGCAGGACATCCGCATCCTGAACCTCGCCATCGAATCCGGCCGTGCGATCGTGCTGGCGTTCAACAAGTGGGACCTGCTCGACGACGAGCGCCGCCGCTATCTCGAGCGCGAGATCGAGCAGGACCTCGCGCACGTGGAGTGGGCGCCCCGCGTGAACATCTCGGCGCTCACCGGCTGGCACAAGGACCGCCTGGTGCCGGCGCTCGACGTCGCGCTGGAGTCCTGGGACCGCCGCATCCCCACGGGCCGCCTCAACGCGTTCCTCGGCGAACTCGTGGCCGCGCACCCGCACCCCGTGCGCGGCGGGAAGCAGCCGCGCATCCTCTTCGGCACCCAGGCCTCCAGCCGCCCGCCGAGGTTCGTGCTGTTCACCACCGGGTTCCTCGACCCCGGTTACCGCCGCTTCATCACGCGCCGCCTGCGGGAGACCTTCGGCTTCGAGGGCACGCCCATCGAGGTCAGCATGCGCGTCCGCGAGAAGCGGAGCCGGAAGCGCTGATGCCCCCGCGTGTGCGGTCCCGCCCGGAGAATGCTGTACAGTTATCCGAGTGGTTTGGCCCGCACAGCGGGCCGATCGGGATGTGGCGCAGCTTGGTAGCGCACTTGACTGGGGGTCAAGGGGTCGCAGGTTCAAATCCTGTCATCCCGACACTGCAGGGCCCGTTCCCACCGGCTTTCCGCCGGCGGGGACGGGCTTTTCGCATTCCCGGGGGAGGTGGTCCGGGGACCATGAGAGGCGCGTCACGGCGGAGCCCGCATATGCCTATACTCGACCAGTACCCGTACCGGACGGCCCCTGGCGCCGCCGACGATCGCGCGTTCGAAAGGCAACCATGAGCAACATCCCCGATGGCCTGTACTACACCGCGGAGCACGAGTGGGTCAGCGAGCCCGCCGTCGACGGCACGGTGCGCGTCGGTATCACCGACTTCGCCCAGGACGCCCTCGGCGACGTGGTCTACGTGCAGATGCCCGAGGAGGGCACGGGCGTGACCGGCGCCGACGTGATCGGCGAGGTCGAGTCCACCAAGAGCGTCAGCGACATCTACGCGCCCGTCACGGGGGAGGTCGTCGCCCGCAACGAGGCGCTCGACGACGATCCCTCGCTCATCAACTCCGACCCGTACGGCGAGGGCTGGCTGCTCGAGATCAAGGTCTCGGATCCGTCCGTGGTGCAGGGTCTGCTGAGTTCAGCCGACTACTCCCAGCAGGTAGGCTAGTCCTACCGGCAGCGGGGGCGCGGTTCACAGCAGGTCCGCCGTGCCGCAGTAGGGGAGGAAGGTCCGATGGCCAACGTGAACAGTGGCGTGAATGGGGAAGAGCCGAATATGACGTCTCCTGAGACAACGACGATCGGGCTGCCGCCGCAAGTGGCCCTGAGCGACCTGGAGCGTCACCTGACGCGGGAGGAGCAAGCGTCCGTCGCCGCGCTCCCCGCCGGGTCCGCGCTGCTGATCGCGCACTCGGGACCGAACGCGGGTGCACGTTTCCTCCTCGACGAGGACGTGACGAAGGCCGGACGCCACCCCAACGCCGACATCTTCCTGGACGACGTGACGGTCTCCCGCCAGCACGCCGAGTTCCGCCGGACGCCGAACGGGTTCATGGTGGTGGACACGCGCAGCCTCAACGGCACGTACGTGAACAACGACCGCGTGGACAGTGTCACGCTGCGCAACGGCAACGAGGTGCAGATCGGCAAGTTCCGGCTCACCTTCTACGCCGCCCGCACCGTGCCCGGCCAGTCCGACCAGCACACGACAGCACAGGCCTAGCCCGCTCCATGCCAGCCTCCCACCCCGCCCGCCGTCCGGCCGGCGTCGCTCCAGGTCTTTCCCCCACCGGTGTCCTCACCATCGGCGAGGTCCTGCGCGAACTGGCGGGGGAGTTCCCGCAGGTCACGGCGTCGAAGATCCGCTTCCTCGAGGAGAAGGGCCTCATCTCGCCGCAGCGGACCCGCGCCGGGTACCGCAAGTACGCGGCGCACGACGTCGAGCGGCTGCGCTTCGTCCTGGCCCTGCAGCGCGACCAGTACCTGCCCCTGAAGGTCATCAAGGACTACGTCGACGCCATCGACCGGGGCGAGCGTCCGGAATCGCTGCCGGGCGGGATGACGCTCGCGCCCCGCGTCGTCTCCGACCAGCTCTCCCGAGAGCTGAGCTCCCACGGCCGTCGGCTCACCGCCGAGACCCTCGCCGCGGAGGCGGGAGCGCCGCGCCGGCTCGTCGACGACCTCGTGAGCTTCGGCCTGATCACCGCCGTCGAGAACCGGTTCGACGAGCACGCGCTCAAGATCACGAAGGCCTGCGTCCAGCTGGAGGCCCACGGCATCGAACCCCGCCACCTGCGGCCCTTCCGCGCCGCGGCGGACCGCGAGCTCGGGCTGGTCGAACGCGTCGTCGCGCCGGTCGCGTCCCGCAAGGACGTCGCCTCGAAGGCACGCGCGGCGGAGACGGCGCGGGAGATCAGCGAATTGTGCCTGGGGCTCCACAGCGCCCTCGTCCACAGCCACATAGCCCGAATGGACAGTTAGGCGGCTTCCCGTGATCGAAGTAGAAGTGGTGGGCGTGCGGATCGAACTGCCGTCCAACCAGCCGCTGGTCCTCCTGCGCGAAGCCGCCGGGGAACGCCACCTGCCCATCTGGATCGGAGCGCCCGAGGCCAGCGCGATCGCCTTCGTGCAGCAGGGTATCGTGCCGCCGCGCCCCATGACGCATGACCTCCTGGTCGACGTCGTCGCAGCGGCCGGCAAGCAGATCACGGAGGTGCGCATCACCTCCGTGGAGGACACCGTCTACCACGCGCAGCTGGTGTTCAGTGACGGCGTGACGGTCAGTTCGAGGGCCTCCGACGCCCTGGCCGTGGCCCTGCGCGTACCGTGCCCCATCTACTGCGCGGAGGAGGTCCTGGCCGTCGCGGGCGTGGAGATCGCCGACGCGGACGCCGAGGACGCGGAGCAGGGCGACACCGAGGAGACGGCCGAGAAGGAGGTCCTCCAGTTCAGGGAGTTCCTCGCCGACGTGGAGCCCGAGGACTTCGAACGCTGACGCCTCGGGGCGAGCCCGCTCGTGCCGCGCCGATCGGCGGGCCGCGGGCGACACGCCGAAGCTTGCGGGGCAGCATCTTTGACCTCGACCCTCGCGCGATCTAACGTCGAAGAATACAGTTCCCGTTGCGTGTGTGGGGGGCTCGGGGCACACTTGAGTGCACATCCTGAGGTTCCGCCCCGTTGAGCAAACTCCCCGGGAACCCTACGAGGAGGCAGCACGTGAGTCCGAAGGGTGACGCCGGCAAGGCAGCCAGCCCGCCAGGCGCTGGCGTCCCGGCAAGCGCCCAGGGCTTACTGTTCACGGAAGACCTCCCCGTCCTCGACGAGGACGCCGGGTACCGCGGCCCCACGGCCTGCAAGGCCGCCGGCATCACGTACCGCCAGCTCGACTACTGGGCCCGCACCGGGCTCGTGGAGCCCGCCGTGCGGGGAGCCTCCGGCTCCGGTACGCACCGCCTCTACGGCTTCCGCGACATCCTCGTCCTCAAGGTCGTGAAGCGACTCCTCGACACCGGTGTCTCCCTGCAGCAGATCCGCACCGCGGTGGAGCACCTCCGCGAGCGCGGCGTCGAGGACCTCGCCCAGATCACCCTCATGAGCGACGGCGCGAGCGTCTACGAGTGCACGTCGGCGGACGAGGTCATCGACCTCGTCCAGGGCGGGCAGGGCGTCTTCGGGATCGCGGTCGGCCGGGTGTGGCGCGAGGTCGAGGGCAGCCTCGCCGCCCTGCCGAGCGAGCACGCCACCGATCAGGACTTCCCCGGCGACGAGCTCAGCAAGCGCCGCGCCACCCGCAAGATCAGCTGATCCCGACGTGTGCCGGGGCCTCCCGGTGGGCGCCGCCCGCCAGGATCAGGTCCCGGCCGGCACGCCTCGCCGGCGGCCGTGCCGGCGCCCCCCGACCCGCTGTCAGCGCCTCGCGGCGCGGCTGCGCAGGCGGCCCGAATCCGTCACGCTCCTGAGCAGTTCGTCGAAGTAGCCCGCTGCCTGCTGCGCGGGCTCGCCGGGCCAGTGATGCACCGAGTAGGCAGCGCCCTGGATCTGCTGCCAGTTGGCCTGCTCGGGGATGGTCGGGCTGAGCAGCAGGTCCCCGAACATCTGCTGCATCTCACCGAGGCGGAACGCGTGCTCGTGCGACGCCGACCGCACGCGGTTCGCCACGATACCGGCCGTCTGCAGCTCGGGCGCGAACTCCCGGCGGAACAGCTCGAGTGCACGCATGGTCCGCTCCGTCCCCGCCACGGAGAACAGGCTGGGTTCGGCGACGAGCAGCACACGGTTGCTCGCCGTCCAGGCCATCCTGGTCAGGCCGTTGAGCGAGGGCGGGCAGTCGATCAGGACCAGACCGTACCCGCCGACGCGGGACAGGAGCCGGGACAGCCGCTGCTGGTCACGACGCCCGAGGTCGGGCCTGTCGTAGATGCCGGAGTAGGCGGATCCCATGGCGACGTCGAGGGTACGCGCAGCACCGGCCGCCTTCGCGGCGGTGGACACCCAGCCGCTGGGGACGGTGTTCGCCGCGAGATCGCCACGCCGGGCGTTCTTCAGGAGACGCCCGATGTCCGTCTGTCCCGACGGCCGCACCCCGAGCCCCGTGGTGGCGTCGGCATGGGGGTCCAGGTCCACCACGAGGGTGGGGATGCCCGCTGCCAGTGCGGCCGAGGCCAGCCCCAGGGTGACCGACGTCTTGCCCACGCCGCCTTTGAGACTGCTGATGCTCACTACCTGCACGTGTTGGACCTCTACCTCACTCTGGCTGCCGCCGGGGCGCGGCTGAATTCCCCGACCAATCATAGGGTGACGCGGCCATCGGCCCGGGACGGGGCCGCCCGCCCGCCGGCGGCAGGGGTGGCGCCCGATCCGGTCCGGGTGGAACCCGTGGACGGGAAGGAGCAGCCGGGTAGGATCAGTCCAGCGTGCAGGACCCGACCCGCAAGGATGCAGGAGTGCGATGTTCTCGAAGATTCTGGTAGCCAACCGTGGTGAGATCGCGATCCGGGCCTTCCGGGCCGGGTACGAGGTGGGCGCGAAGACCGTCGCCGTGTTCCCGCAGGAGGACCGCAACTCCATCCACCGTCAGAAGGCGGACGAGGCGTACCTGATCGGGGAGGAGGGCCACCCCGTCCGCGCGTACCTGGACATCGAGGAGATCATCCGGGTGGCGACCGAGGCCGGCTGCGATGCCATCTATCCCGGGTACGGGTTCCTGTCCGAGAACCCCGGCCTCGCCCGCGCCGCAGCCGAGGCCGGCATCACCTTCGTGGGACCGCCGGCCGACGTCCTCGAGCTCGCCGGCAACAAGGTCAAGGCCCTCGACGCCGCCCGCGAGGCGGGCATCCCGGTGCTGGCCTCCTCACGCCCGAGCGCGGACGTGGCGGAGCTGATCGCCGCAGCGGACGAGATCGGCTTCCCCGTCTTCGCGAAGGCCGTGGCCGGCGGCGGCGGGCGCGGCATGCGCCGCGTCGACACGCGGGAGGCGCTGCCGGAGGCACTCGAGGCGGCGATGCGCGAGGCCGAGTCCGCGTTCGGGGACCCGACCATGTTCCTGGAGCAGGCCGTCCTGCGGCCCCGGCACATCGAGGTGCAGATCCTCGCGGACGCGTCGGGCAACGTCATGCACCTGTTCGAGCGGGACTGCTCGCTGCAGCGCCGCCACCAGAAGGTCATCGAGATCGCCCCCGCGCCCAACCTCGACGAGGGCATCCGGCAGGCACTGCACCGGGACGCGGTCAAGTTCGCGACGGCGCTGGGGTACGTCAACGCCGGCACGGTCGAGTTCCTCGTGGACACGGTCGGGGAGCGGGCCGGCCAGCACGTCTTCATCGAGATGAACCCGCGCATCCAGGTCGAGCACACGGTCACCGAGGAGGTCACCGACGTCGACCTCGTCCAGGCGCAGCTGCGCATCGCGGCCGGGGAGTCCCTGGCGGATCTCGGCCTGTCCCAGGACACGGTGTACCTGCGGGGGGCCGCCCTGCAGTCGAGGATCACCACGGAGGACCCGGCCAACGGGTTCCGCCCCGACGTCGGACGGATCTCGGCCTACCGGTCCGCCGGTGGCGCGGGTGTCCGGCTCGACGGCGGCACCGTGTACGCGGGTGCGGAGATCAGTCCGCACTTCGACTCGATGCTGGTCAAGCTCACCTGCAGGGGCCGTGACTACCCGACCGCGGTCGCGCGGGCACGCCGGGCGCTGGCCGAGTTCCGGGTCCGCGGCGTCTCCACGAACATCTCCTTCCTGCAGGCGGTCCTCGACGACCCGGACTTCATCGCGGGGAACGTGGCGACGTCGTTCATCGACGAACGCCCCGAACTGCTCACCGCGCGCATCCCGGCCGACCGCGGCACGAAACTGCTGACCTGGCTCGCGGACGTGACCGTCAACCAGCCCAACGGCGCCCGCCCGGCGCACCTCGACCCGCGGGAGAAACTGCCCGCGATCGAGGAACAGGAGGCGGACGGCGGCCCGGCCCCGGTGATACC is a window encoding:
- the scpB gene encoding SMC-Scp complex subunit ScpB, yielding MDEPSVEEPTGDRPPGDSLEALPGGLRGAVEAILMVTDRPVTDTQLAAALDRPAEEVHAVLVGLQREYDGYTDSGVRSAEPASPRGFELRDIAGGWRIYSRKHFASVVAEFVLDGQSARLSQAALETLTVIAYRQPVSRARVSAIRGVTVDSVVRTLLQRGLVVEMETDPETGAVLYGTSSLFLERLGLGSVDELPRIAPHLPGLESLGEYDETTY
- a CDS encoding pseudouridine synthase is translated as MTQPPGSGSGRNTPRRGGSTGRPSDAARGRGTSSRGGSGQGGAGRSGEGRSFGERGERTGGSGRSGEGRTFADRGERGERGDRTGGRPGAPRGASDRGREGGRSSEGRPAAAGDRRESADGRARAAAGRPSAGTPSGRFAAKAGGRAGGKPGAAPGRSGGQGGRSKPAGAKAFGRERFGQDLGPVRAAKPKRSSRPADEIDVHNPEGVRLQKIMALAGVASRRVCEEMILDGRVEVDGTVVTELGVRVDPAQAAIHVDGIRLQLNEHLKYYVFNKPRGVVSTMEDPEGRRCISDFLKNKDKSERLFHVGRLDAETEGLLLLTNDGELTNRLTHPSYEVPKTYLVQVRGPMAQGVGAQMKEGIELEDGLAQVDSFKLVDSTPGHILVEVVLHSGRNRIVRRLFDAVGHPVERLVRTQVGPIRIGDQRQGSIRVLGRQEIGHLLASVGL
- a CDS encoding prephenate dehydrogenase, giving the protein MTQRTEQGTHLTGPVLVLGAGLLGASIGLGLRARGLDVLLSDSSPSTEAVARDIGAGRLLTDAQAAGERVTPELVVVATPPDVTARVVAEALLEYPDAVVVDICSVKEAILRELLATPGVDAHVSRYVGTHPMAGREKSGPVAARAELFTGAPWVLCAHDGSAPEAVLRAESLAVDLGAVPARMSVEDHDEAVALISHLPQVVSSLVASRLQDSPAHALSLAGNGLRDVTRIAASDPRLWVQILSANAGRLVEILYGVRDDLNRLIGTLEDPTAGGARLDMAQLMSEGNSGQARVPGKHGTPPNSFARLTVLVDDVPGQIAKLLTEIGHTGINVEDFRLEHSPGREVGLAELSVLPGRRQELTESLTRRGWKVVQ
- the cmk gene encoding (d)CMP kinase — translated: MHTAGEPASSSPLSGFRLGKSLVVAIDGPSGSGKSSVSREVARRLRAAYLDTGAMYRAVTLHCIATGIDLHDGAAVEAAARDIELFISTSPDRETVTVAGDDVTAAIREPEVSSTVSAVATTLGARAELIRRQRALIAGAGHRIVAEGRDITTVVAPDAEVRILLTASEEARLRRRGDQLGGTQSDAQLRRQVTERDARDSAVVNFQQAADGVVTLDSSDLDFEQTVTAVLGIVRTVAH
- the der gene encoding ribosome biogenesis GTPase Der, translated to MSENLSPDAPENGSGEDFEPTGEDQVSELLEGLDDAEAEQRAASLRAGLEDYELDEEDAALLARQDEDFDEEAEGRLNPVLAIVGRPNVGKSTLVNRILGRREAVVEDTPGVTRDRVSYPAQWSGRNFTLVDTGGWEQDAKGIAARVADQAEIAVDMADAVLFVVDATVGATATDEAVVRMLRRKKRPVILVANKVDDIQNEADAAALWGLGFGQPWPVSALHGRGTADMLDQVNEILPEFSEHGGIERSGGPRRVALIGRPNVGKSSLLNKLAGSERVVVDPLAGTTRDPVDEMIELGGRTWRFVDTAGIRRRVHMQQGADFYASLRTQSALEKAEVAVVLLAVDEVLSEQDIRILNLAIESGRAIVLAFNKWDLLDDERRRYLEREIEQDLAHVEWAPRVNISALTGWHKDRLVPALDVALESWDRRIPTGRLNAFLGELVAAHPHPVRGGKQPRILFGTQASSRPPRFVLFTTGFLDPGYRRFITRRLRETFGFEGTPIEVSMRVREKRSRKR
- the gcvH gene encoding glycine cleavage system protein GcvH, with the translated sequence MSNIPDGLYYTAEHEWVSEPAVDGTVRVGITDFAQDALGDVVYVQMPEEGTGVTGADVIGEVESTKSVSDIYAPVTGEVVARNEALDDDPSLINSDPYGEGWLLEIKVSDPSVVQGLLSSADYSQQVG
- a CDS encoding FHA domain-containing protein, with product MTSPETTTIGLPPQVALSDLERHLTREEQASVAALPAGSALLIAHSGPNAGARFLLDEDVTKAGRHPNADIFLDDVTVSRQHAEFRRTPNGFMVVDTRSLNGTYVNNDRVDSVTLRNGNEVQIGKFRLTFYAARTVPGQSDQHTTAQA
- the ftsR gene encoding transcriptional regulator FtsR — encoded protein: MPASHPARRPAGVAPGLSPTGVLTIGEVLRELAGEFPQVTASKIRFLEEKGLISPQRTRAGYRKYAAHDVERLRFVLALQRDQYLPLKVIKDYVDAIDRGERPESLPGGMTLAPRVVSDQLSRELSSHGRRLTAETLAAEAGAPRRLVDDLVSFGLITAVENRFDEHALKITKACVQLEAHGIEPRHLRPFRAAADRELGLVERVVAPVASRKDVASKARAAETAREISELCLGLHSALVHSHIARMDS
- a CDS encoding bifunctional nuclease family protein, coding for MIEVEVVGVRIELPSNQPLVLLREAAGERHLPIWIGAPEASAIAFVQQGIVPPRPMTHDLLVDVVAAAGKQITEVRITSVEDTVYHAQLVFSDGVTVSSRASDALAVALRVPCPIYCAEEVLAVAGVEIADADAEDAEQGDTEETAEKEVLQFREFLADVEPEDFER
- a CDS encoding MerR family transcriptional regulator produces the protein MSPKGDAGKAASPPGAGVPASAQGLLFTEDLPVLDEDAGYRGPTACKAAGITYRQLDYWARTGLVEPAVRGASGSGTHRLYGFRDILVLKVVKRLLDTGVSLQQIRTAVEHLRERGVEDLAQITLMSDGASVYECTSADEVIDLVQGGQGVFGIAVGRVWREVEGSLAALPSEHATDQDFPGDELSKRRATRKIS
- a CDS encoding ParA family protein, with protein sequence MQVVSISSLKGGVGKTSVTLGLASAALAAGIPTLVVDLDPHADATTGLGVRPSGQTDIGRLLKNARRGDLAANTVPSGWVSTAAKAAGAARTLDVAMGSAYSGIYDRPDLGRRDQQRLSRLLSRVGGYGLVLIDCPPSLNGLTRMAWTASNRVLLVAEPSLFSVAGTERTMRALELFRREFAPELQTAGIVANRVRSASHEHAFRLGEMQQMFGDLLLSPTIPEQANWQQIQGAAYSVHHWPGEPAQQAAGYFDELLRSVTDSGRLRSRAARR